A genomic region of Luteibacter aegosomatissinici contains the following coding sequences:
- a CDS encoding outer membrane protein assembly factor BamD, which yields MRATKITILLVLALSMSACSMFRSKKETIDTMPIDRLYANAHDSLEHADYAAAEKAYQRLIARFPSGDINEQSQIELAYAQYKDNKPDDAYSTINRFIKTFPTHKHADYAYYLRGLINFDRTSGFLERYLQRGDDTGATRRDQGFNLTAFDDFSQLTRRYPNSAYATDARQRMIYLRNQLAQFEIHVAEYYLRTKSYIASADRAQYVVEHYQQSPQTADALAILTRSYLALDRKPLADQTRQVLALNYPDHPYLTDPNWPHHPSIWRKAIPFSGHH from the coding sequence ATGCGTGCAACCAAGATCACCATTCTGCTCGTCCTCGCCTTGTCGATGAGCGCCTGCTCGATGTTCCGCAGCAAAAAGGAGACGATCGACACCATGCCGATCGACCGGCTCTACGCGAACGCACACGATTCGCTGGAGCATGCCGACTATGCGGCGGCCGAGAAGGCCTACCAGCGCCTCATCGCGCGCTTCCCTTCTGGCGATATCAACGAACAGTCGCAGATCGAACTGGCTTACGCGCAGTACAAAGACAACAAGCCGGATGACGCGTACTCGACGATTAACCGCTTCATCAAGACGTTCCCGACCCACAAGCATGCAGATTATGCCTATTACCTGCGCGGTCTGATCAATTTTGATCGCACCTCCGGGTTCCTGGAGCGCTATCTGCAGCGTGGCGACGATACCGGCGCCACCCGCCGCGACCAGGGTTTCAACCTGACGGCGTTCGACGATTTCAGCCAGCTGACCCGTCGTTACCCGAACAGCGCTTACGCCACGGATGCCCGCCAGCGCATGATTTACCTGCGTAACCAGCTGGCACAGTTCGAAATTCACGTCGCCGAGTACTACCTGCGCACCAAGTCGTACATCGCCTCGGCCGATCGCGCCCAGTACGTGGTCGAGCATTACCAGCAGTCGCCGCAGACGGCCGATGCGCTGGCGATCCTCACGCGCAGCTACCTGGCGCTGGACCGCAAGCCGCTGGCCGACCAGACCCGCCAGGTGCTGGCCCTGAACTACCCGGACCACCCCTACCTCACGGACCCGAACTGGCCGCACCACCCGTCGATCTGGCGCAAGGCCATCCCGTTCTCGGGGCACCATTAA
- the otsA gene encoding alpha,alpha-trehalose-phosphate synthase (UDP-forming), whose protein sequence is MSRLVVISNRVALPKQTQTGGLASAMNAALQEMGGLWFGWSGNIAAETGKELHEVEEGNIAYATIDMSKADHDDYYSGFANRALWPLFHYRADLVDYRRDHLEGYLRVNRIFARRVAKLLKKDDIVWVHDYHLIPLAAMLRELGVENRIGFFLHTPLPAAGLLITLPRHRELLEPLASYDLVGLHTQRDLRALEDYFLHELGAAMRTGGRIRAANGRIFRAGVFPISIDTAEAVELAHRAEDSGAVSKLKASIDDRALIIGVDRLDYSKGLPERFEGFARLLRDHKDMRGRVSLLQIAPPSRSDVPEYRSLRRELERSAGHINGQYAEPDWVPIRYVNKSFGHKVLAGYFRVAKVGLVTPLRDGMNLVAKEYVACQDPQDPGVLVLSRFAGAAQELDAALLVNPSDLDEVSEALKRALEMPLKERRMRWQSMMDVLERNDITTWRNAFLHALMEPPKVKPEIYVPTPMTAP, encoded by the coding sequence ATGAGCCGACTGGTCGTCATTTCAAACCGCGTGGCCCTGCCCAAACAGACGCAGACGGGGGGCCTGGCGTCAGCGATGAACGCGGCGCTGCAGGAAATGGGGGGATTGTGGTTCGGCTGGAGCGGCAATATCGCCGCTGAAACAGGCAAGGAACTGCACGAGGTGGAAGAGGGCAATATCGCCTACGCCACCATCGATATGTCCAAGGCGGACCACGACGACTATTACAGCGGCTTCGCCAACCGCGCCCTGTGGCCCCTGTTCCATTACCGCGCCGACCTGGTCGATTACCGGCGCGACCACCTCGAGGGCTACCTGCGGGTCAACCGTATCTTTGCCCGGCGCGTGGCCAAGCTGCTCAAGAAAGACGACATCGTGTGGGTGCACGATTACCACCTGATCCCGCTGGCAGCCATGCTGCGCGAGTTGGGGGTGGAGAACCGCATCGGCTTCTTCCTGCACACCCCGCTGCCTGCCGCCGGGCTGCTGATCACCCTGCCCCGCCACCGCGAGCTGCTGGAACCGCTGGCGTCGTACGACCTGGTGGGCCTGCATACCCAGCGCGACCTGCGCGCCCTCGAGGATTATTTCCTCCATGAGCTGGGCGCCGCCATGCGTACCGGCGGCCGCATCCGCGCGGCCAATGGCCGGATCTTTCGGGCGGGCGTGTTTCCCATCAGCATCGATACGGCCGAGGCCGTGGAACTGGCGCACCGCGCCGAGGACAGTGGCGCGGTATCCAAGCTCAAGGCCTCTATCGATGACCGCGCCCTGATTATCGGCGTGGACCGGCTCGATTATTCCAAGGGCCTGCCGGAACGCTTCGAAGGCTTCGCCCGCCTGCTACGCGATCACAAGGACATGCGCGGCCGGGTGTCGCTGCTGCAGATCGCCCCGCCGTCGCGGTCGGACGTGCCTGAATACCGTTCGCTGCGCCGGGAGCTCGAGCGCAGCGCCGGCCATATCAATGGCCAGTACGCCGAACCGGACTGGGTCCCCATCCGCTACGTCAACAAGTCGTTCGGCCACAAGGTGCTCGCCGGCTATTTCCGCGTGGCCAAGGTGGGCCTGGTTACGCCCCTGCGCGATGGCATGAACCTGGTGGCGAAGGAGTATGTGGCCTGCCAGGATCCCCAGGATCCTGGCGTGCTGGTGCTGTCCCGGTTCGCGGGCGCGGCGCAGGAGCTGGATGCCGCCCTGCTGGTGAACCCGTCCGACCTGGATGAGGTATCCGAGGCGCTGAAGCGGGCCCTGGAAATGCCGCTGAAGGAACGGCGGATGCGCTGGCAATCGATGATGGATGTGCTGGAGCGCAACGACATCACCACCTGGCGGAATGCCTTCCTGCATGCGCTGATGGAGCCGCCGAAGGTGAAGCCGGAGATTTACGTGCCGACGCCGATGACGGCGCCCTAG
- the rluD gene encoding 23S rRNA pseudouridine(1911/1915/1917) synthase RluD, protein MTTVRHEATVPLTAAGRRFDQSLAEMFPDYSRSRLTAWIKEGKVLLDGAPAAPRQLLRGGEMVVLEAELASEVGNAQPEDIALDVVYEDDDLLVVDKPVGLVVHPGAGNPAGTMLNALLHRLPALAEVPRAGIVHRLDKDTSGLMVVAKTIAAQTALVKMLSEHDVHRQYEAIVLGTMVAGGTVDEPLGRHQHDRLKQGIRDEEQGGKRAVTHYRVRERFRAHTVLQCNLETGRTHQIRVHMAHIGHPLVGDQLYGNGLRLPRGASDELIGALRGFKRQALHAEQLAFIHPVTGEELSFTSPRPVDQDALIEQLRADTVIHPIED, encoded by the coding sequence ATGACGACGGTAAGACACGAGGCCACGGTGCCGCTGACGGCCGCAGGACGGCGTTTCGACCAGTCTTTGGCCGAGATGTTCCCCGATTACTCCCGATCCCGCCTGACGGCCTGGATCAAGGAGGGCAAAGTGTTGCTGGACGGGGCCCCTGCGGCGCCGCGGCAGCTGCTGCGCGGGGGGGAAATGGTGGTGCTGGAGGCCGAGCTGGCCTCCGAGGTGGGTAACGCCCAGCCCGAAGACATCGCCCTTGACGTTGTCTATGAGGACGACGACCTGCTGGTGGTCGACAAACCCGTGGGCCTGGTCGTGCACCCCGGTGCCGGCAACCCGGCTGGGACGATGCTCAATGCCTTGCTGCACCGGCTCCCGGCCCTGGCCGAGGTGCCGCGCGCCGGCATCGTCCACCGCCTGGACAAGGACACCTCGGGCCTGATGGTGGTCGCCAAGACCATCGCGGCCCAGACGGCCCTGGTGAAGATGCTCTCCGAGCACGATGTGCACCGCCAGTACGAGGCCATTGTCCTGGGCACCATGGTGGCCGGCGGCACGGTGGATGAGCCCTTGGGCCGCCACCAGCACGATCGCCTGAAGCAGGGCATCCGGGACGAGGAGCAGGGTGGCAAGCGGGCCGTGACCCATTACCGGGTCCGCGAGCGCTTCCGCGCCCATACCGTCCTGCAGTGCAACCTGGAGACGGGCCGCACCCACCAGATCCGCGTGCACATGGCCCATATCGGCCACCCGCTGGTTGGTGACCAGCTTTACGGCAACGGCCTGCGCCTGCCGCGCGGTGCCAGCGATGAGCTGATTGGCGCCCTGCGCGGCTTCAAGCGCCAGGCCCTGCACGCGGAGCAATTGGCCTTCATCCACCCGGTCACCGGCGAGGAGCTCTCGTTTACCTCGCCGCGGCCGGTCGACCAGGACGCCCTGATCGAACAGCTGCGCGCCGATACCGTCATTCACCCGATCGAGGACTGA
- the pgeF gene encoding peptidoglycan editing factor PgeF: MADAWIRPDWVAPEGVEAAVSTRQGPGVSAGPYGRLNLGLRSGDDTAAVLANRASVVTALGLPAEPLWLRQVHGTDVAEGPLLASGDEPAADAAVARGPGQVLAILTADCLPVLFASADGLTIGAAHAGWRGLAAGVLENTVQAMAAEGIQAWLGPAIGGGSYEVGEEVRDAFVSQDAGAAEAFQPTRPGHWLCDLYALARRRLVAVGVTDISGGGFDTLTDDRLYSYRRDGAQSGRFASLIWTT, encoded by the coding sequence ATGGCCGACGCGTGGATCCGGCCGGATTGGGTCGCCCCCGAGGGCGTGGAGGCCGCGGTCTCCACCCGCCAGGGGCCGGGCGTCTCGGCCGGTCCCTATGGCCGGCTGAACCTCGGGCTGCGCTCAGGGGACGACACGGCGGCGGTGCTGGCCAACCGGGCCTCCGTGGTCACGGCCCTGGGGCTGCCGGCCGAGCCGCTATGGTTACGCCAGGTACACGGTACCGATGTGGCGGAAGGCCCGCTGCTGGCATCGGGCGACGAACCCGCCGCCGATGCCGCGGTCGCCCGGGGCCCCGGCCAGGTGCTGGCCATCCTTACGGCGGATTGCCTGCCGGTGCTGTTTGCCTCGGCGGATGGCCTCACGATCGGTGCGGCCCATGCGGGCTGGCGCGGCCTGGCCGCTGGCGTGCTCGAGAACACCGTGCAGGCCATGGCGGCCGAGGGCATCCAGGCCTGGTTGGGGCCGGCGATCGGCGGTGGGTCCTATGAAGTGGGCGAGGAGGTCCGCGACGCCTTCGTGTCCCAGGACGCGGGCGCCGCCGAGGCGTTCCAGCCGACCCGGCCGGGGCATTGGCTGTGCGACCTGTACGCACTGGCCCGAAGGCGCCTTGTAGCCGTGGGCGTCACCGATATCAGCGGGGGCGGGTTCGATACGCTCACCGATGACAGGCTGTATTCCTACCGCCGCGACGGGGCACAAAGCGGGCGCTTCGCCAGCCTGATCTGGACGACGTAG